A region from the Halomarina litorea genome encodes:
- a CDS encoding SDR family oxidoreductase: protein MTRPLDGKSAVVTGASSGIGAATARHLARDGANVALAARRKQHLVDLREELEDEFDVEAAAVPTDVREEVMVEELVETAVDRFGGLDVLVNNAGLARGSSVEDLSTDEYRLMMDTNVDGMFFATRAALPHVRESEGTIVFIGSFAGQYPRPFNPVYAATKWWTRGFAHSVAAQVGDEGVAVSVINPAAVRTEFEVPGSGDLDGSGKFKDRFAPGEAVEPEEVAEAVAYVARQSPSMVSELDLYNRDKLTLF, encoded by the coding sequence ATGACACGACCCCTCGACGGGAAGTCGGCGGTAGTGACTGGCGCGAGTTCCGGCATCGGCGCGGCGACGGCCCGCCACCTGGCTCGGGACGGCGCGAACGTGGCGCTCGCGGCCCGGCGCAAACAGCACCTCGTCGACCTGCGCGAGGAACTCGAAGACGAGTTCGACGTGGAGGCGGCCGCCGTCCCGACCGACGTGCGTGAGGAGGTGATGGTCGAGGAGCTCGTCGAGACGGCGGTCGACCGGTTCGGCGGCCTCGACGTCCTCGTGAACAACGCCGGCCTCGCCCGCGGGTCCAGCGTCGAGGACCTCTCGACGGACGAGTACCGGCTGATGATGGACACGAACGTCGACGGGATGTTCTTCGCGACGCGGGCGGCCCTCCCTCACGTCCGCGAGTCCGAGGGGACGATCGTCTTCATCGGGAGCTTCGCGGGGCAGTACCCCCGCCCCTTCAACCCGGTGTACGCCGCCACGAAGTGGTGGACCCGCGGGTTCGCCCACAGCGTGGCCGCACAGGTCGGCGACGAGGGCGTCGCCGTCTCCGTCATCAACCCCGCGGCCGTCCGCACGGAGTTCGAGGTGCCCGGCAGCGGTGACCTCGACGGGAGCGGCAAGTTCAAAGACCGGTTCGCGCCCGGCGAGGCGGTCGAACCCGAGGAGGTTGCCGAGGCCGTCGCCTACGTCGCCCGACAGTCCCCCTCGATGGTGAGCGAACTCGACCTCTACAACCGCGACAAACTGACGCTGTTCTGA